A genomic region of Arachis hypogaea cultivar Tifrunner chromosome 5, arahy.Tifrunner.gnm2.J5K5, whole genome shotgun sequence contains the following coding sequences:
- the LOC112803227 gene encoding uncharacterized protein: protein MEGTANLVVYPDGEIIRNTHEGVRFVSQNPFSFVVPCMMTLMELQNGLCQSMENGTLMRVSRILYRNPVVVFGGLIQFDTIPITDEASMQNMFQIHRQTYTRHPQIKLYIKFKAVEAVAVQNDIDVNDDIAAVYEGMNSDSEENFEATYETGDEDEDGDVGVEAAAENVVVHPSSSQPMGVPPFMRELDLDAMHAPEFPEYANIGIADPEDGEFRIGMEYSSRKSVVAAIRSFTISRGVDYDVYESEPHTFYTKCKMYGRGCDWLIRASLIRKKGCWEICRYNGRHTCMIGMISQDHSKLDSDTVAEAIRPLVETDPSMKVKSIIVEVHSRFNYTISYRKAWLAKQTSVAKVFGDWEESYQALPWWLSVMVEKIPGSVVQIETRLLYNGNEEAQGVKILHRVFWSFNPCIRAFRHCKPLVQVDGTHLYGKYKGTLLVAVAQDGNQNIVPIAFALVEGETVDAWHFFLRNLRTYVVRKDGVGMISDRHESIRAAVNRSGGDWQPPRAWWMFCIRHIGSNFLRAFKVPHLQKLVVNIGYSRTVEEYNINYKRLEERGEAYARWCDAIGLRHWVLAFDEGHQWGHMTTNLVECINSVLKGARNLPMLALVRVTYYRLNELFTRKSAETHERKRAGFTYSAFAQQRIEASMQQDGNIVCTALIDEMRCLRCAK from the exons ATGGAGGGCACCGCAAATTTGGTGGTGTATCCTGACGGTGAGATAATACGTaatactcatgagggagtgagGTTTGTGTCCCAGAATCCGTTTTCGTTTGTGGTTCCATGCATGATGACGTTAATGGAGCTGCAGAACGGCTTATGTCAAAGCATGGAGAATGGTACGTTAATGAGAGTGAGCAGAATTCTGTATCGGAATCCGGTTGTGgtttttggtggtctaatacagTTTGACACCATTCCGATCACGGATGAAGCGAGTATGCAGAATATGTTTCAAATTCACCGGCAGACTTATACGAGACACCCACAGATTAAGTTGTACATTAAGTTTAAAGCTGTAGAGGCAGTAGCGGTCCAAAATGATATAGATGTAAATGATGATATAGCTGCAGTGTACGAAGGAATGAATAGTGACAGCGAAGAGAACTTCGAAGCCACTTATGAAACCGGCGACGAAGATGAGGATGGTGATGTGGGAGTTGAGGCAGCAGCAGAGAATGTAGTGGTGCATCCGTCGAGTAGTCAACCGATGGGCGTTCCACCTTTTATGCGTGAGTTGGATCTCGACGCCATGCATGCCCCCGAGTTTCCGGAATATGCTAACATAG GAATTGCTGATCCTGAGGACGGAGAGTTCCGAATTGGAATGGAATACAGTTCTAGAAAGTCGGTCGTCGCAGCAATTAGAAGTTTCACTATATCTAGAGGAGTTGACTATgatgtgtatgagtctgagccacaTACGTTCTATACAAAATGCAAGATGTACGGGCGTGGATGTGACTGGCTTATCCGAGCCAGCTTGATACGGAAAAAAGGTTGTTGGGAGATATGCAGATACAACGGTAGGCACACGTGCATGATCGGAATGATTTCACAAGATCATTCCAAGTTGGACTCGGATACAGTTGCTGAGGCTATAAGGCCATTAGTCGAGACGGACCCGTCCATGAAGGTGAAATCTATAATTGTGGAAGTCCATTCAAGGTTCAACTATACCATCAGTTAccgaaaggcttggttggcaaagcagacgTCCGTTGCCAAAGTTTTCGGCGATTGGGAGGAATCTTACCAAGCATTGCCATGGTGGCTCTCGGTCATGGTGGAGAAGATTCCTGGTTCAGTTGTCCAAATAGAAACACGACTACTGTACAATGGAAATGAGGAGGCACAAGGTGTAAAAATACTTCATCGTGTATTttggagtttcaatccatgcatTAGGGCTTTCAGGCATTGCAAGCCCCTGGTTCAGGTTGACGGCACACACCTATACGGAAAATACAAAGGTACACTTCTAGTCGCTGTTGCACAGGATGGGAACCAGAACATTGTGCCTATCGCCTTTGCCTTGGTGGAAGGTGAGACAGTTGATGCGTGGCACTTCTTTCTCAGAAATCTGCGAACGTATGTTGTTAGAAAAGACGGTGTGGGTATGATCTCAGACCGACATGAGTCAATACGGGCAGCAGTTAATCGTTCCGGTGGAGACTGGCAACCTCCAAGAGCATGGTGGATGTTTTGTATAAGACACATCGGCAGTAACTTCTTAAGGGCATTCAAAGTCCCTCACTTGCAGAAGCTTGTTGTCAACATAGGGTATTCAAGAACGGTGGAGGAGTACAATATTAACTATAAGAGGTTGGAAGAGCGAGGCGAAGCATATGCTAGGTGGTGCGATGCCATCGGACTCAGACATTGGGTATTGGCATTCGATGAGGGACATCAATGGGGACATATGACAACGAACCTTGTCGAGTGCATTAACTCAGTGTTGAAGGGTGCCCGTAATCTACCTATGTTGGCGCTGGTCCGAGTGACATATTATAGGTTAAATGAACTCTTTACGCGGAAGAGTGCCGAGACTCATGAACGCAAGCGTGCTGGATTTACGTACTCTGCATTTGCGCAACAGCGGATAGAAGCAAGTATGCAACAGGATGGGAATATAGTGTGCACCGCTTTGATAGACGAAATGAGGTGTTTGAGGTGCGCAAAATGA